The following are encoded together in the Triticum dicoccoides isolate Atlit2015 ecotype Zavitan chromosome 6B, WEW_v2.0, whole genome shotgun sequence genome:
- the LOC119323020 gene encoding uncharacterized protein LOC119323020, whose translation MASTPPPPPAAKCPSAVPTTIQDLDDDVLREVFIRLPALPSLVRAALTCHAFLRAVRSSPAFRRRFRDLHPSPFVGLFIQRLIEKWEPGVTSFAAHHRRSDRDFAAAVRGGDFALNGLPDPDDDNEDCGDQDKDSNEAEAEEDSDEEVENNEDEEDSDEEDETEEEEDPSPVWEIERCSDGYVVLFNRMARQIAAYNPLTRALHLFPSPPGIFKSALTFQFHLISSEEHPGSPPRVVCFYCGYLYASVGVISPESTEIKWQIFPEPLIPGAVGATGKMVNGSLYWTHPGRLYITVLDTATLQFSRMELPPLLAVEEGSNRDCDFVLGNTKDGRPCIVSPDPWGGCELLVFFWRPDEYDGVERWKLDQEFKLKTIRRLTEIEDDAYVVVHVMDVTDGIVYMRTAYDGYTEVPQLLLSFCLETAELKKICEYDHKLHPYVMAWPPSLVGVHDKGHPSNDQALSTPSSEGSDVKAGGGPTEPAASVPKA comes from the exons ATGgcatcgacgccgccgccgccgccggcggcgaaaTGTCCCTCGGCCGTTCCCACCACCATACAAGATCTCGACGACGACGTCCTCCGCGAGGTGTTCATCCGCCTCCCCGCGCTCCCGAGCCTCGTCCGCGCCGCGCTCACCTGCCACGCCTTCCTCCGCGCCGTCCGCTCGTCCCCTGCCTTCCGCCGCCGCTTCCGGGATCTCCACCCGTCTCCCTTTGTCGGCCTCTTCATCCAACGCCTCATCGAAAAATGGGAGCCCGGCGTGACTTCCTTTGCCGCCCACCACCGCCGCTCCGACCGGGACTTCGCCGCCGCTGTACGCGGCGGCGATTTCGCCCTCAACGGCCTCCCGGACCCAGACGACGACAATGAAGACTGCGGCGACCAAGACAAGGACAGCaacgaggcggaggcggaggaggacagCGACGAAGAAGTTGAGAACAACGAAGATGAGGAGGAcagcgacgaagaagatgagacggaggaggaggaggatccctCTCCGGTGTGGGAGATCGAGCGATGCAGTGACGGCTACGTGGTCCTCTTCAACCGGATGGCCAGGCAGATCGCCGCCTACAACCCTCTCACGCGGGCGCTGCATCTCTTCCCCTCGCCGCCGGGCATCTTCAAAAGCGCCTTGACCTTTCAGTTCCACTTAATCTCCTCGGAAGAGCACCCCGGCTCGCCGCCCCGTGTGGTTTGTTTCTACTGTGGCTACCTTTACGCCTCCGTCGGCGTCATCTCGCCGGAGAGCACCGAGATTAAGTGGCAGATATTCCCTGAGCCTTTGATACCGGGGGCAGTGGGAGCCACCGGCAAGATGGTGAACGGATCCCTCTACTGGACACACCCAGGGAGACTCTACATCACCGTGCTCGACACCGCGACGCTGCAGTTCTCTAGAATGGAACTGCCGCCGCTCTTGGCGGTGGAAGAAGGCAGTAACCGTGATTGTGATTTTGTGCTTGGTAATACCAAGGATGGGAGGCCCTGCATCGTCTCCCCGGATCCGTGGGGTGGTTGTGAGCTCCTAGTCTTTTTCTGGAGACCCGATGAATACGACGGTGTTGAGAGGTGGAAGCTGGACCAGGAGTTCAAACTGAAAACGATCCGTCGGCTCACTGAGATTGAAGACGATGCTTATGTCGTTGTGCATGTTATGGATGTTACCGATGGAATCGTGTACATGCGTACTGCCTATGACGGGTATACTGAAGTTCCTCAACTGCTCCTATCCTTTTGTCTCGAGACAGCCGAGCTGAAAAAGATCTGTGAATACGATCACAAGCTCCATCCCTACGTCATGGCGTGGCCTCCTTCTTTGGTAGGAGTACATGATAAG GGGCACCCCTCAAATGATCAAGCTCTGTCTACCCCGAGCTCCGAAGGAAGCGATGTGAAGGCTGGAGGTGGCCCAACAGAGCCTGCAGCATCGGTTCCCAAAGCATAA